The following are from one region of the Natronosporangium hydrolyticum genome:
- a CDS encoding acyltransferase domain-containing protein, with product MLALLSPGQGAQKPGFLDPWLQAIPTAEARLRWWSVLAGVDLVTLGTTADADEIKDTAKTQPLLVAAALLTAECLPGVGAPTAERIDEVSVVGGHSVGELAAAALAGVLPAETAIALAGLRGREMAAACALEPTGMVAVLGGEESDVLAGIEAAGVHPANRNGAGQMVAAGTVEGLEKLAASPPEGARVRPLPVAGAFHTPYMAPAEQALASAAGGITPADPSRILLSNLDGASVDDGQEFLRRLVTQVTAPVRWDTCMRTLVELGVTGVIELPPAGTLAGLLKRELKEHGCPEIVAIKTPDDLPAARDLIARHGGAPSHEPSPQFRVSVAAAAGTFEPAAGLAEGDELRAGQVIGHVATRQGPVDVTAHDAGVLVEWLAHHDDPVAPGQPLARIGGHQ from the coding sequence GTGCTTGCTCTCCTCTCACCCGGCCAGGGCGCTCAGAAGCCGGGCTTCCTGGACCCGTGGCTGCAGGCCATCCCCACCGCCGAGGCGCGACTGCGCTGGTGGTCGGTGCTGGCCGGAGTAGACCTGGTCACGCTCGGCACTACCGCCGACGCGGATGAGATCAAGGACACCGCCAAGACCCAGCCGCTATTGGTCGCCGCCGCGCTGCTCACCGCCGAGTGCCTGCCGGGGGTGGGCGCCCCCACCGCCGAACGGATCGACGAGGTCTCCGTGGTCGGCGGGCACAGCGTCGGCGAGCTCGCCGCCGCAGCCCTCGCTGGGGTGCTCCCCGCCGAGACGGCGATCGCCCTGGCCGGGTTGCGCGGCCGGGAGATGGCCGCCGCCTGCGCCCTCGAACCTACCGGGATGGTGGCGGTCCTCGGCGGCGAAGAGTCCGACGTGCTCGCCGGCATCGAGGCGGCCGGAGTCCACCCGGCGAACCGCAACGGGGCCGGGCAGATGGTCGCCGCCGGCACCGTCGAAGGCCTGGAGAAGCTCGCCGCCTCGCCGCCGGAAGGAGCCCGGGTCCGGCCGCTCCCGGTAGCCGGCGCGTTCCACACCCCGTACATGGCCCCGGCCGAGCAGGCGCTCGCCAGCGCCGCCGGCGGCATCACCCCGGCCGACCCCAGCCGGATTCTGCTGTCGAACCTCGACGGCGCCTCGGTCGACGATGGCCAAGAGTTCCTGCGCCGCCTGGTCACCCAGGTCACCGCCCCGGTCCGCTGGGACACCTGCATGCGGACGTTGGTCGAGCTCGGCGTTACCGGGGTGATCGAGCTGCCGCCCGCCGGCACCCTGGCCGGGCTGCTCAAACGGGAGCTGAAGGAGCACGGCTGCCCGGAGATCGTCGCGATCAAGACGCCGGACGACCTGCCCGCCGCCCGGGACCTGATCGCCCGCCACGGCGGCGCCCCCAGCCATGAGCCGAGCCCGCAGTTTCGGGTATCGGTCGCCGCCGCCGCCGGCACCTTCGAGCCCGCCGCCGGGCTGGCCGAGGGCGACGAGCTCCGCGCCGGCCAGGTGATCGGGCACGTCGCCACCCGACAAGGCCCGGTCGATGTCACCGCCCACGACGCCGGTGTCCTGGTCGAGTGGCTTGCCCACCACGACGACCCGGTGGCTCCGGGCCAGCCGCTCGCCCGGATCGGAGGACACCAGTGA